A genomic stretch from Styela clava chromosome 5, kaStyClav1.hap1.2, whole genome shotgun sequence includes:
- the LOC144422806 gene encoding uncharacterized protein LOC144422806, protein MSKTKPLSCAQKRRKGHMRMHRDDGSDIVRLIKKSLDEKKKAEIKCDVIYKSKCFRIVVYGRNNVTFNDGKSICKSMNNGKPANIYDIADYKSLRTHLRSMIPAGRSWVEIWTGMQYKNNQLLLSSGEPITIATEVWYSGYPTPDASLTNVVVDVNKDPESATQGMYNEQPSWTRHGVICEI, encoded by the exons atgtcgaaaacAAAACCTCTCAGttgcgcacagaaacgcagaaaagggCACATGAGGAtgcac agAGACGATGGATCTG ATATCGTCAGATTGATCAAGAAGAGTcttgatgaaaagaaaaaagctgaaa TTAAATGTGACGTCATATATAAGTCAAAATGCTTCCGAATAGTAGTGTATGGCCGAAACAATGTCACCTTCAACGATGGTAAATCAATCTGCAAATCAATGAACAACGGAAAACCCGCGAATATTTACGACATAGCGGATTACAAGTCACTTCGCACTCATCTTCGCTCAATGATCCCTGCTGGTAGGTCATGGGTTGAAATCTGGACTGGGATGCAGTATAAG AACAATCAGCTTTTGCTGTCAAGTGGAGAGCCAATCACTATAGCAACAGAAGTGTGGTATTCTGGTTATCCAACACCCGATGCATCGCTGACAAATGTTGTTGTTGATGTCAATAAAGATCCAGAGTCTGCAACTCAGGGTATGTACAATGAGCAACCATCCTGGACACGTCACGGTGTcatctgtgaaatataa
- the LOC144422807 gene encoding uncharacterized protein LOC144422807 encodes MKTDLKRLNLHTIEIRHLFAEIARLIQKGLDEKKKAEIKCDVTYKSKCFRIVVYGTQNVTFNNAEPICRSMYKGKLANIYDLAHYQSLRTSLRSLIPAGEEWIEIWTGMEYKNNQLLLSSGEPITIATEVWIPNYPKTDASYTNVGVQAVKDPENVSQGMYNYFPSWSLHGVICEI; translated from the exons ATGAAAACTGATTTGAAACGCCTTAACTTACACACAATTGAAATCAGACATTTATTTGCAGAAATCGCCAGATTGATCCAGAAGGGCcttgatgaaaagaaaaaagctgaaa TTAAATGTGACGTCACATATAAGTCAAAATGCTTCCGAATAGTTGTGTATGGTACACAGAATGTCACCTTCAATAACGCCGAACCAATCTGCAGATCAATGTACAAAGGAAAACTCGCGAACATTTACGACCTCGCGCATTACCAGTCACTTCGCACTTCCTTGCGTTCACTGATTCCTGCTGGCgaggaatggattgaaatctGGACTGGAATGGAGTATAAG AACAATCAGCTTTTGCTGTCAAGTGGAGAACCAATTACTATAGCAACTGAAGTGTGGATTCCTAATTACCCGAAAACCGATGCATCGTACACAAATGTTGGTGTTCAGGCTGTTAAAGATCCAGAGAATGTATCTCAGGGAATGTACAATTATTTCCCATCCTGGTCACTCCACGGTGTcatctgtgaaatataa
- the LOC120345143 gene encoding uncharacterized protein LOC120345143, with translation MDCVKIILFIFLICGLRAELEVPAGSCVSKIVNGKLVQVGDCKKDDGSDIVRLIKKSLDEKKKAEIKCDVTYETKCFRAVVYGTNNVTFNDGISICKSMNGKPANIYDLAHYQSLRTYLRSLISASSTHIAIWTGMEYKTNQLLLASGGPTSIATEVWYPGYPQSKASWTNVGVDVNKDPEFSSQGMFNEKPFSSRQGIICEI, from the exons ATGGACTgcgtcaaaattattttgttcatcTTTCTCATCTGTGGCTTGCGTGCGGAGCTAGAAGTTCCGG CTGGATCCTGCGTTTCCAAGATCGTGAATGGGAAACTCGTCCAAGTTGGAGATTGCAAG aaaGACGATGGATCTG ATATCGTCAGATTGATCAAGAAGAGTcttgatgaaaagaaaaaagctgaaa TTAAATGTGACGTCACATATGAGACAAAATGCTTCCGAGCAGTTGTGTATGGTACAAACAATGTCACCTTCAACGATGGAATATCAATCTGCAAATCAATGAACGGAAAGCCCGCGAATATTTACGACCTCGCGCATTACCAGTCACTTCGCACTTACTTACGTTCACTGATTTCTGCTTCTTCGACACATATTGCCATCTGGACTGGGATGGAGTATAAG ACAAATCAGCTTTTGCTGGCAAGTGGAGGACCAACATCTATAGCAACTGAAGTGTGGTATCCTGGTTATCCGCAATCCAAGGCATCGTGGACAAATGTCGGTGTTGATGTTAATAAAGATCCAGAGTTTTCAAGTCAGGGAATGTTTAATGAAAAACCATTCTCGTCACGCCAAGGTATcatctgtgaaatataa
- the LOC120345142 gene encoding uncharacterized protein LOC120345142, with amino-acid sequence MNNGKPANIYDLAHYKWLLPHIRLLIPAEWISIWTGMEYKNNQLLLSSGGPTTIATEVWYPGYPKSDASWTNVGVDVNKDPESASQGMFNEKPSGPRYGVICEI; translated from the exons ATGAATAACGGAAAACCAGCGAACATTTACGATCTCGCGCATTACAAGTGGCTGCTCCCTCATATTCGCTTACTGATACCTGCGGAATGGATTTCCATCTGGACTGGGATGGAGTATAAG AACAATCAGCTTTTGTTGTCAAGTGGAGGACCAACCACTATAGCAACTGAAGTGTGGTATCCTGGTTATCCGAAGTCTGATGCATCGTGGACAAATGTCGGTGTTGATGTTAATAAAGATCCAGAGTCTGCAAGTCAGGGAATGTTCAATGAAAAACCATCCGGGCCACGCTACGGTGTcatctgtgaaatataa